GATCTTCTTCGTGGCCATCCCCGTGGGCTCGGCCCTCGGCTACGTGGTCGGTGGGCTCGTGGACACGCACTGGGGATGGCGGCGGGCGTTCTTCGTGGCGGGGTTCCCCGGCCTCGCGCTGGCGCTCGTGGCCCTGCGCCTGTGGGACCCTCCGCGCGGGCTGCACGACGAGACGCCGAGCGGCGCCGCCAGGAGCGCTCGAGCGACCTACGCCGCGCTGTTGCGCAACGGCCCGTACGCGCTGACCGTGGCGGGCTACGCCGCCTACACCTTCGCCTTGGGCGGGCTCGCGACGGTGATGCCGAGCTTCCTGCAACGGGTGCGCGGGCTCCCCGAGGTGAAGGCCACCGTGACCTTCGGCATGATCGCCGTCACGACGGGCCTCGCCGGCACCTTTCTCGGCGGGTGGCTGGGGGACCGGCTGCTCGAGCGCACCCGGCAGGCGTACCTCTGGCTCTCCGGCGTCGCGACGCTCGCCGCGGCGCCGCTGATCTTCCTGGCGTTGACGGCGCGCGATCCGCCGCTCTACTGGACGGCCGTGATGGTGGCCGAGTTCCTGATGTTCGCCTCCACCGGCCCCGTCAACTCGGCCATCGTCAACGAAGTGCCGCCCGAGATGCGGGCGACCGCGGTGGCGCTGAGCATCTTCGCGATCCACACCTTCGGAGATGTGCCGGCGCCGACGCTCGTGGGCGTGATATCCGATCGAAGCTCGCTGGGCGTGGCGGTGCTCATCCTGCCTGTGGCGGCGCTCCTGGGAGGCGGCATCTGGGTGCTGGCAGCATGGCGAGGCGCAGGGGGCGACGCGCCGCATGCTGCGCGGGGCGACGCCTAGCGGCCATGCCGTTGATCGGCGCCGCCTGGCCGAGTGATCTTCCCGGCGATCCCGGCACCCAGCCGCCCCGTCTAGCCTCCACACGGGAGGGCTCTCCGTGCAGCGCTTCGCGAAGGTCAGCCGTGCGGGATTCGCGTCGAGCATGATCGCCCTGGGCGCGATCGGCCTCGTTTTCCGCGACTTCCCACTGGTGTGGGGGCCGCTGCCCGGCTGGGTCGCCTGGCGCACGGCGCTCGCCTGCGCGTGCGCCGCGGTGGCCCTCGCAGCGGGAATCGCCCTGCTCGCCCGGCGGACCGCGGCTGCGGCGTCGCTGGTGCTGTTCGTCTACGTCGCGCTCTGGTGGTTGCTGCTCAAGGTGCCGCCCGTGGTCACCGACCCGCTCACCGAGCTGAGTTGGCTCGATTGTGGCATGTACGGGATGCTGCTGGCGGGAGCGTGGACCCTCTACGCCGACATCGGCGGGCGGCCCGTCCTGGGGGGCGAGCGGGGCGCGAGGCTCGCGCGCCTGCTCTTTGGGCTCGGCCTGATCCCGACCGGCCTGTCGCACTTCGTTTACGTCAACCTGACCGTCCCGCTGGTGCCCGCGTGGCTCCCGTACCGCCTGGGATGGGCGTACTTCACCGGCGCGTGCCACCTCGCCGCCGGCCTCGGCATCCTGCTCGGCGTGCTGCCCAGGCTGGCCGCTGGCCTCGAAGCGGCCATGCTCGGGATCTTCACCATCCTCGTGTGGGTTCCGGCGGTGGTTGCCGCGCCCGGCACGCGCGAGAACTGGACCGAATTCTGGATCTCGTGGGCACTCACCACGGCCGCGGCCGTCGTCGCCGCTCACGTCCCGCGGCGGAAGCCGCGGGCGGCATAGCTCGCGTCGGCCCACAGGCCATGCGTCAGCGCCGCCGGCACACCCCCGGCGGCCCCGCGTACTCCACGCCGAGCGACTGCAGGTAGATCGCCAACGGCTCGAGGCCGACCTCCCGGCGCCGGACGTCCACGCAGGGCTCGTTCGCGATCGAGTCGAGGGCCGGCGGACCGGGGCGGTCCGAGTACCGCGTCTGCGTGCCGTAGAGCTGCGGCTTCCCCTCGGCCACCAGCACACGATCCTCGAGCAGCGCGCCGTCGCCGGCCCGCGCGTCGTCCTTGCGCACCGCTGCCAGGAGGAGCGGCAGCACCTGCTTCTGGAACTCCGGCGGCGCGTGCTGCACCAGCAGCCACGCGTCGTGCGCGGCCTC
The Gemmatimonadales bacterium DNA segment above includes these coding regions:
- a CDS encoding MFS transporter, giving the protein LSVPDPDPALARAARNGLIVLTAMNLLNYVDRYVVPPLLESIKHSELHPTDTQLFSLTSAFLIVYTVSAPLFGTVGDRGSRPRLIAAGVGLWSIATALAGFARSYGALFLARASVGVGEAAYGTIAPSLLADYFPRSVRGRVFSIFFVAIPVGSALGYVVGGLVDTHWGWRRAFFVAGFPGLALALVALRLWDPPRGLHDETPSGAARSARATYAALLRNGPYALTVAGYAAYTFALGGLATVMPSFLQRVRGLPEVKATVTFGMIAVTTGLAGTFLGGWLGDRLLERTRQAYLWLSGVATLAAAPLIFLALTARDPPLYWTAVMVAEFLMFASTGPVNSAIVNEVPPEMRATAVALSIFAIHTFGDVPAPTLVGVISDRSSLGVAVLILPVAALLGGGIWVLAAWRGAGGDAPHAARGDA